A window of Babesia microti strain RI chromosome III, complete genome contains these coding sequences:
- a CDS encoding KH domain (overlaps_old_locusTagID:BBM_III04135), which translates to MHPPVETNPSHRSHLHGPCFAKFLVNNSAAGSLIGKNGITIAATEQETGTIMKLSSTTTFFPNTQDRILTISGSEQSVCKAILLIIDKICLPYHSVHSRIAECEETLHFLDDSMNTRYNKATKSDISVKLIVPKSSISSIIGKGGSRIRTIQDTLNCRIHVYNRASGTSERIVVSIGELDSLKKAVIALVLIFQNDTNLKEYASVTYPSTPNSYKHHTTYIDIVNKLELTNTICKISINIPEASVSSVIGPNGSSLDQVIGATGTQIKIFPKDPTTSGSNYRKVTLTGSVAAVHIAHALILMKIGGLNNNNNNNKDVFSFEDFNDDLRNIRYDCNSSINNSYNYNSPFNNSVGHLGSNSIDHSLNQSISQTTTLSNSLNNFKLSGNEERDPFRFNDSLSSFDITSSREWKWNTL; encoded by the coding sequence ATGCATCCGCCAGTAGAAACAAACCCGTCACACAGATCGCATTTGCATGGCCCATgttttgcaaaatttttagtaaataataGCGCAGCAGGAAGCTTGATTGGTAAAAATGGAATAACGATCGCTGCTACTGAGCAGGAAACCGGAACTATAATGAAGTTATCTTCTACAACAACATTTTTCCCCAATACCCAAGATAGAATATTGACCATAAGTGGGAGTGAACAGTCCGTATGCAAGGCGATTCTCCTCATAATAGACAAAATTTGTCTTCCTTATCACTCTGTCCACTCACGTATCGCCGAATGTGAAGAAACGCTACACTTTCTTGACGACTCCATGAATACTCGCTATAACAAAGCTACCAAATCAGACATATCAGTCAAGCTCATTGTACCAAAATCATCAATCAGTTCTATAATAGGCAAAGGCGGGTCTAGGATTCGTACCATTCAAGATACCTTAAATTGTCGCATCCATGTTTACAACCGCGCCAGCGGGACATCTGAAAGGATTGTGGTCTCCATAGGGGAGTTGGATTCCCTCAAAAAGGCAGTCATAGCTCTAGTGctaatatttcaaaatgaTACAAATCTCAAGGAATATGCCTCTGTAACGTATCCTAGCACCCCTAATAGTTATAAGCATCATACAACTTACATTGACATTGTCAATAAACTTGAACTTACCAATACAATTTGCAAGATATCGATTAATATACCAGAGGCAAGCGTGAGTTCTGTTATTGGTCCAAATGGAAGTTCATTGGACCAAGTCATTGGTGCTACAGGTACTCAGATTAAGATATTTCCAAAGGACCCGACAACTTCCGGGTCTAATTACCGCAAGGTAACACTGACGGGAAGTGTGGCGGCAGTACACATAGCACATGCGCTCATTTTGATGAAGATAGGAGGGcttaataataataataataataataaagaTGTATTTTCATTCGAAGACTTCAACGACGACTTACGCAACATACGTTATGACTGCAATAGCTCAATAAACAATTCTTACAATTACAATTCACCTTTTAACAACTCTGTCGGTCACTTGGGCAGTAATTCGATAGATCATTCATTAAATCAGTCAATAAGCCAAACAACTACTCTCAGCAAttcattgaataatttcaaaCTTTCTGGGAACGAGGAGAGAGATCCATTTCGATTTAACGATAGCCTCTCATCTTTTGACATAACTTCATCGAGGGAATGGAAATGGAACACACTGtga